A DNA window from Paraburkholderia sp. IMGN_8 contains the following coding sequences:
- the epsC gene encoding serine O-acetyltransferase EpsC, protein MPNVPSPNWGLEQIVADLRASREELHRTRHPRGIRELPSREAVAGIVAGLRAALFPTHYGAPDLTDETVDYYVGHTLESTLRLLAEQIRRALRFLPEFGETPEAELKERAFNVAREFGTQLPGIRALLVSDIQAAFTGDPAAQHITEILLCYPGVWAMTHHRLAHALHRLGVPLLARFINEIAHSATGIDIHPGAAIGPSFFIDHGTGVVIGETAIIGERVRLYQAVTLGAKSFAADIDGTLLKGNARHPIVEDDVVIYAGATILGRVTIGRGSVIGGNVWLTHSVPPGSSVSQGKIREGDRNDEVRR, encoded by the coding sequence CCATCCGCGCGGCATTCGCGAGTTGCCGTCGCGCGAAGCCGTGGCCGGCATTGTCGCCGGCCTGCGGGCGGCGCTGTTTCCTACGCATTACGGCGCCCCCGATCTGACCGACGAAACCGTCGATTACTACGTCGGCCATACGCTCGAAAGCACCTTGCGATTGCTCGCCGAACAGATCCGCCGCGCACTGCGCTTTCTGCCTGAATTCGGCGAAACACCCGAGGCGGAACTGAAGGAGCGCGCCTTCAATGTCGCGCGCGAGTTCGGCACGCAGTTGCCGGGCATTCGCGCGTTGCTGGTCAGCGATATTCAGGCCGCTTTTACCGGTGATCCGGCCGCGCAGCACATCACCGAAATTCTGCTTTGCTATCCGGGCGTGTGGGCGATGACGCACCACCGTCTCGCGCACGCGCTGCATCGGCTCGGTGTGCCGTTGCTGGCGCGCTTCATCAACGAGATCGCGCATTCTGCGACCGGCATCGATATTCACCCGGGCGCGGCCATCGGGCCGAGCTTTTTTATCGACCACGGCACGGGCGTCGTGATCGGCGAGACCGCGATCATCGGCGAGCGCGTGCGTCTTTATCAGGCCGTGACGCTCGGCGCGAAGAGCTTTGCCGCCGATATCGACGGCACGCTGCTCAAGGGCAACGCGCGCCATCCGATCGTCGAGGACGACGTGGTGATCTACGCCGGCGCGACGATTCTCGGCCGCGTGACGATCGGGCGCGGCTCGGTGATCGGCGGCAATGTGTGGCTCACGCATAGCGTGCCGCCTGGCAGTAGCGTCTCGCAAGGCAAGATTCGCGAAGGCGACCGTAATGATGAGGTGCGCCGTTGA
- a CDS encoding AraC family transcriptional regulator, whose amino-acid sequence MSRGRVHMPRCAIAGVEATVAETAHSFPRHSHDRFGVGVIVSGGHRSASGRGVVEARANDAIMVNPGEVHDGSPLDERGRAWRMLYFEPSMLGGVVCELGGVAAEEIELTQPVARDPLLKVLFERLFAVSVEAQFVPDDLVREEALLGLLGYLVRRHATMHTRASSVDALGPIARAKARIDDDPSSALTLADLAADSGLSRFQLLRGFAHEMGLPPHAYRMQRRVGLARQLIARGVPLVDAAAAAGFSDQSHMTRAFVRLLGVTPASYAAAVR is encoded by the coding sequence ATGTCGCGCGGCCGTGTTCATATGCCTCGTTGCGCGATTGCCGGCGTCGAAGCGACGGTGGCAGAAACCGCGCACTCGTTTCCACGTCATTCGCATGATCGCTTCGGAGTGGGGGTGATCGTCAGCGGTGGACATCGATCGGCGAGCGGACGCGGTGTGGTCGAAGCGCGCGCGAACGACGCGATCATGGTCAATCCCGGTGAAGTGCACGATGGCAGTCCGCTCGATGAGCGTGGCCGTGCATGGCGCATGCTGTACTTCGAGCCGTCGATGTTGGGCGGCGTCGTCTGTGAGCTGGGCGGTGTCGCCGCGGAGGAGATCGAGCTTACGCAGCCCGTCGCGCGGGATCCATTGCTGAAAGTGCTGTTTGAGCGGCTCTTTGCAGTTTCTGTTGAAGCGCAATTCGTGCCCGACGATCTGGTGCGCGAAGAAGCGTTGCTTGGGTTGCTGGGGTATCTTGTGAGGCGTCACGCGACTATGCATACGCGTGCGTCTTCGGTGGATGCGTTGGGGCCTATTGCACGTGCTAAGGCTCGTATTGACGATGATCCTTCTTCAGCGCTTACGCTTGCTGATCTTGCTGCGGATTCTGGCTTGAGCCGATTTCAATTGCTGCGAGGCTTCGCTCATGAGATGGGGCTGCCGCCTCACGCTTATCGGATGCAGCGGCGGGTTGGGCTCGCGAGGCAACTCATCGCGCGTGGTGTACCGCTTGTGGATGCTGCTGCCGCTGCTGGGTTTTCTGATCAGAGTCATATGACGCGGGCTTTTGTGCGGTTGCTTGGGGTTACGCCGGCTAGTTATGCCGCAGCAGTGCGGTGA
- a CDS encoding DMT family transporter yields MNSRYAGYLFCALAMIGVGSTVVVSKSIATGLPPFSATALRFAIALPVFVLVMRWRGVRWPRLDRRDTLLVIAQAGAGSVGYTVLLISGMKLASAADAGVIAGTLPAVSALVAMLALGERPAPALIGAIVLATLGVLVCTVHIDDFAAPHAASSLTGNALVFAAIVCEALFILLNRKLRTPVAALPLSALMCGIGFAVAIVPACLEKPWSVPFDANALSGVVYYALVPTVAGFVLWYAGAARISGAEAGLMTALVPVSAVALAAVVLREPVSAAQLAGVACVLGAVLLATFGQMRTARSTA; encoded by the coding sequence ATGAATTCGCGCTATGCGGGATACCTGTTCTGTGCGCTGGCGATGATCGGCGTCGGCAGCACGGTGGTCGTCAGCAAATCGATTGCGACAGGATTGCCGCCGTTCAGCGCGACCGCGTTGCGTTTTGCGATTGCGCTTCCGGTGTTCGTGCTAGTGATGCGCTGGCGCGGTGTGCGCTGGCCGCGCCTCGATCGGCGTGACACGCTGCTGGTGATCGCGCAGGCCGGCGCGGGTAGCGTCGGTTATACGGTGTTGCTGATCAGCGGCATGAAGCTTGCGTCGGCGGCCGATGCGGGTGTGATCGCAGGTACCTTGCCGGCTGTCTCCGCGCTGGTCGCGATGCTCGCGCTCGGCGAGCGGCCCGCACCCGCGTTGATCGGCGCGATCGTCCTCGCGACTTTGGGCGTGCTGGTGTGTACCGTGCATATCGACGATTTTGCCGCGCCGCATGCGGCCAGTTCACTGACGGGTAATGCGCTGGTGTTCGCGGCGATCGTCTGCGAGGCACTGTTCATCCTGCTCAATCGCAAATTGCGCACGCCCGTTGCGGCGTTGCCGTTGTCTGCCTTGATGTGCGGTATCGGCTTCGCGGTCGCGATCGTGCCGGCATGTTTAGAAAAACCCTGGAGCGTGCCGTTCGATGCGAACGCGCTGAGCGGCGTGGTGTACTACGCGCTTGTGCCGACCGTGGCGGGCTTCGTTCTCTGGTATGCGGGCGCCGCGCGTATCAGCGGCGCGGAAGCGGGGCTGATGACCGCGCTCGTGCCGGTGAGCGCGGTCGCATTGGCCGCTGTCGTGTTGCGCGAGCCGGTCAGTGCGGCGCAACTCGCGGGCGTCGCGTGCGTGCTCGGTGCAGTGCTGCTCGCCACTTTCGGCCAGATGCGTACGGCGCGCAGCACAGCGTGA
- the folE gene encoding GTP cyclohydrolase I FolE, which translates to MTSSKAKKTKPAAAPERPSREEAEAAVRVLLRWAGDDPQREGLRDTPARVVRSYEEFFAGYQIDPRELLVRTFSEVDGYDEMIVLKDIRFESYCEHHMVPIIGRAHVAYIPGHRVVGISKLARLVDAFAKRLQIQEKMTVQIADTLNDVLQPEGVGVILEAAHQCMSTRGVHKAGVTMVTSRMLGTFRTDPSTRREFLAIVGNPGVVSVANT; encoded by the coding sequence ATGACCAGCAGCAAGGCAAAGAAAACCAAACCCGCAGCCGCACCGGAACGCCCAAGCCGCGAGGAAGCTGAAGCAGCGGTACGCGTGCTGCTGCGTTGGGCCGGCGACGATCCGCAGCGCGAGGGTCTCCGCGATACACCGGCGCGCGTGGTGCGTTCCTATGAGGAGTTCTTCGCGGGCTATCAGATCGATCCGCGCGAACTCCTCGTCCGCACCTTCTCCGAAGTGGACGGCTACGACGAAATGATCGTGCTGAAAGACATCCGCTTCGAAAGCTATTGCGAACATCACATGGTGCCGATCATCGGCCGCGCACACGTCGCCTATATACCGGGGCATCGGGTGGTAGGCATCTCGAAGCTGGCGCGTCTCGTCGATGCGTTCGCCAAGCGTCTGCAGATTCAGGAAAAGATGACGGTGCAGATCGCCGACACGTTGAACGACGTGCTGCAACCGGAAGGCGTCGGCGTGATTCTCGAAGCCGCGCATCAATGCATGTCGACACGTGGCGTACATAAGGCCGGCGTCACGATGGTCACCTCGCGCATGCTCGGCACGTTCCGAACTGATCCATCGACGCGTCGCGAGTTTCTGGCGATCGTCGGCAATCCGGGCGTGGTCTCGGTCGCTAATACGTAA
- a CDS encoding LysR family transcriptional regulator produces MPDLALDLNLIPYLVAMEDTRNVSRAAEQLGVSQPRVSTALGRLREYFDDPLFVRTSRGMEPTPRALAILPAARDALLRIEKGMLDVQDFDPATSTHTFSIALSDVGEIVFLPRLLQLFAERAPNANLRSVSLSPSHVERGLESGDVDLAVGYFPDLSGNNFFQQRLFTHRFICLMRTGHPLSKAPLTLPQYVASGHAVVRAEGRSQEVLELYLEKKRIKRRAVLETPHFMSLPFILARTDLLATVPHAIGFAYVSEHASITLVEPPLPLPRFDLRQHWHRKFHNDPRASWLRGVVAELFNDAKDEWPK; encoded by the coding sequence ATGCCAGACCTAGCTCTAGACCTAAACCTGATCCCCTACCTGGTAGCAATGGAAGACACCCGCAATGTCAGCCGCGCTGCCGAGCAGCTAGGAGTAAGCCAACCACGCGTCAGCACCGCACTAGGCCGTTTGCGGGAATACTTCGACGATCCGCTCTTCGTGCGCACATCCCGCGGCATGGAACCCACACCGCGAGCGCTAGCGATCCTCCCCGCTGCCCGTGACGCGCTCCTGCGTATCGAAAAAGGCATGCTCGACGTGCAAGACTTCGACCCCGCAACCAGCACCCACACGTTCTCCATCGCGCTATCCGACGTCGGCGAAATCGTCTTCTTGCCACGTCTGCTGCAGCTCTTCGCCGAACGCGCACCCAACGCGAATCTGCGCTCGGTGTCGCTGTCGCCCTCGCATGTCGAACGCGGACTCGAATCGGGTGACGTCGATCTGGCCGTCGGTTATTTCCCCGACCTCTCCGGCAACAACTTCTTCCAGCAGCGTCTCTTTACCCATCGATTCATCTGCCTGATGCGCACGGGTCACCCACTCTCAAAAGCGCCGCTCACACTGCCCCAGTACGTGGCGTCAGGCCACGCCGTGGTCCGCGCCGAAGGACGCAGCCAGGAAGTGCTCGAGCTATACCTCGAAAAGAAACGCATCAAGCGCCGCGCCGTGCTCGAAACACCTCACTTCATGAGCCTGCCGTTCATCCTCGCGCGCACCGATCTGCTCGCGACAGTGCCGCACGCGATCGGCTTCGCGTACGTCTCGGAGCACGCGTCGATCACGCTCGTCGAACCACCGTTGCCGTTGCCGCGCTTCGATCTGCGGCAGCACTGGCATCGCAAGTTTCATAACGATCCGCGCGCGAGCTGGCTGCGCGGCGTCGTCGCCGAACTCTTCAACGACGCTAAGGACGAGTGGCCGAAATAG
- a CDS encoding 3-oxoacid CoA-transferase subunit A has protein sequence MINKIFESLQSAVADVHDGATVMIGGFGTAGMPSELIDALIEQGARNLTIVNNNAGNGDIGLAALLKAKRVSKIICSFPRQTDSYVFDALYRAGEIELELVPQGNLAERIRAAGAGIGGFFTPTGYGTELAEGKETRLIDGKHYVLEAPLHADFALIKAYKGDRWGNLVYRKTARNFGPIMASAAKTAIVQVSEVVPLGALDPEVIVTPGIFVQRVIEVPQAAHENAAATAA, from the coding sequence ATGATCAACAAGATTTTCGAGTCACTTCAATCGGCGGTCGCCGACGTCCATGACGGTGCCACCGTCATGATCGGCGGCTTCGGCACGGCAGGCATGCCGTCCGAACTGATCGACGCGCTCATCGAACAAGGCGCGCGTAATCTCACCATCGTCAACAACAACGCAGGCAACGGCGACATCGGCCTCGCGGCGCTGCTCAAAGCCAAACGCGTGAGCAAAATCATCTGCTCGTTCCCGCGCCAAACCGATTCGTATGTGTTCGACGCGCTCTATCGCGCAGGCGAAATCGAACTCGAACTGGTGCCGCAAGGCAACCTCGCCGAACGCATCCGCGCCGCAGGCGCCGGCATTGGCGGATTCTTCACGCCGACCGGCTACGGCACCGAACTCGCCGAAGGCAAGGAAACCCGTCTGATCGACGGCAAGCACTACGTGCTCGAAGCGCCGCTGCACGCTGACTTCGCGCTGATCAAGGCGTACAAGGGCGATCGCTGGGGCAACCTCGTCTATCGCAAGACAGCCCGCAATTTCGGACCGATCATGGCAAGCGCGGCCAAAACCGCGATCGTTCAGGTGTCGGAAGTGGTGCCGCTCGGCGCACTCGATCCGGAAGTGATCGTCACGCCCGGCATTTTCGTGCAGCGCGTGATCGAGGTGCCGCAAGCGGCACATGAAAACGCAGCCGCCACTGCCGCCTGA
- a CDS encoding 3-oxoacid CoA-transferase subunit B — translation MKKLTRDEMARRVALDIPEGAYVNLGIGVPTLVANHLAADKEIFLHSENGLLGMGPAPAPGEEDDELINAGKQHVTLLTGGAYFHHADSFAMMRGGHLDFCVLGAFQVSAKGDLANWHTGAPDAIPAVGGAMDLAIGAKQVYVMMEHLTKQGESKIAAECTYPVTGIACVNRIYTDLAMIDVTDQGLVVREIFSDIDFDALHKLTGVPLIDGTQSARAA, via the coding sequence ATGAAAAAATTGACCCGCGATGAAATGGCCCGGCGCGTTGCGCTGGATATCCCCGAAGGCGCCTACGTGAACCTCGGCATCGGCGTGCCGACGCTGGTAGCCAACCACCTCGCCGCCGACAAGGAAATCTTCCTGCACAGCGAAAATGGTCTGCTCGGCATGGGCCCCGCACCGGCGCCGGGCGAGGAAGACGACGAACTGATCAACGCCGGCAAGCAGCACGTCACGCTGCTCACGGGCGGTGCCTACTTCCATCACGCGGATTCGTTCGCGATGATGCGCGGCGGCCATCTGGATTTCTGCGTGCTCGGCGCTTTCCAGGTGTCGGCGAAGGGCGACCTCGCGAACTGGCATACCGGCGCGCCCGACGCCATTCCAGCCGTCGGCGGTGCAATGGACCTGGCGATCGGCGCGAAGCAGGTCTACGTGATGATGGAGCACCTGACCAAGCAGGGCGAAAGCAAGATCGCCGCCGAATGCACATATCCGGTAACGGGCATCGCCTGCGTCAATCGCATCTACACCGATCTGGCGATGATCGACGTCACCGATCAAGGCCTCGTCGTGCGCGAGATCTTCTCGGACATCGACTTCGATGCACTGCACAAACTGACCGGCGTGCCGCTGATCGACGGCACCCAATCGGCTCGCGCGGCGTAA